ATAGTGAGCCACGATGAGATCTTCTTCTATGTTGACCACAGTAAGATGACACAAGGCATCGACTTCCATTTGCGTACAGACTGTTACAACGAACGTTGtgtgaagtaaaaattatataatattttacatgtCATCTTTTCTAATCTACAAATTATTTTCGCAGGATTAGGGAATACAACAAAGTGTGGAGCGATCTGCGTACCTATGCGCAAATCTGGAAACGTGTATTCGTACCGGGTCCATGTGTGAATGAAGAAGGTGCCTCTGAGGCCGTCTACGCGGCACTGCCAAGCAATATAGTTTACATCGAGGCTTCGCCCATAATTTTTATGCGCGCGCAGAAAACTCCCGAAGAGCAGCGCGGCATGCGTGAGGCGCATGTGCGTGATGCCGCAGCCATTTGTGAAGCCATGAGCATTTTAGAGAACAGAGTAAGTGTCCACGAATTCCGATGTATGTTGAAGTAATTTAGTTATTAAATGCTCTCATTTCGAAATGCAGTTCTTCATCGAGCAATGGACCGAGGAGAAGGTGAAATATGAGATCGATCGTTCGCGCCTCTCGCAGAATAATGCACGTGGTCTTTCGAAGCGTAGCGTTGTAGCTTTCGGCGAACATTCCGCATTACCGTACTACATTTCCAGCAATGTCACCGATATCGAAGTCACCGACCAGAGTTTATTGGTCATTGAATCGGGTGGCCAATATTACGAGGGTACAACCGATGTATCGCGTACGTTTATTTTCGGTGAGCCGACAGCCGATATGAAACGCGCCTATACGAATGTGCTGGCTGGTATGTTGGGGCTGGCAAAGTTACGGTTTCCCTCCAATTTGCGTGCATCCGGTGTGGATGTTTTGGTGCGACGTTTGGAGTGGGAAAATATGGTGGATTATCCACAGACGACGGGTAGCGGTATAGGCGCCTACGGAGCGGTTAAGGAACGTAAGTTGAagtataatttgaaaaaatgtttgcagaTATTTtctaagaataaaatatatatttatactcatAGCTCCAATCTCTATTGCTTACGGCGAGGAAGGCTCCCATCGTTTTCTGGAGGGCTATTACTTTTCAAGCGGTGGGTGTTAACAGTTTTAGGGTTTGTAGTAAAGCAGCTGTTAATTATGGCTcggatttttttcaatattttagagGCTGGCTTCTATCGACCTGGCGAGTTTGGTGTACGGCTTAAAAATGTGCTGGAAGTAGTCGACACCGGCAAGACGCATCCGAATGGCATGAAATTTCTGGAATTTCGTCAAGTAACTCTAGTGCCCTTTGAGCCAAAGTTAATCGATCCAACGCTCTTAAATGCAATGGAGGTGAGAAAAGTTGTATAGGTCATCAGAGCTtcgtaaaaaattgaaatttcaatatacatacatatgtatatacatatattttttctttttgataaataattttattttttgatccCGTTTCTTCTCCTTCCCCACCAGAAACGCTACCTCAACGAGTACAATGCGAAAGTGCGCGAATTTGTCGGTGGCGAGTTGAAACGCCAGGGCAACATGCAGGCCTTCCACTGGATGATGAATAAGACCCGCCACATACGCGAGTATCTGCCGGAAGAGGATTATCGTGCGGCGCGTGGTTCGGGTAATCGCACACGCAGCTTTCTTACTGTAACAGTTCCAGCGCTGTTGTTGGGTTTAACTGTTTTAGGCAGCTTCCTGAAGTGGTTGCTCTAGTGAAATGTGGAAATATTAGCCGATTCTAAACATAACTACTTAACTGAAATTTATTAGTATTGTAGGAAAAATAGTTATAAGTACTAATTATATGTGTCATTAAGACTAATCTAATTGACTGTAGCTAAATTATAGTGTTTACCGATGCACAATTTAAATAGTAATCGAAAATGATGTGCCTAATTCTCACTGTGTATTAGCTTTAAGCGTGTAAATAATGTGTATGTGCCTGTCGGTGTCCAATTCAAGATGTGAATTCAAACtgaatgtattattttttgtaataaaaaactaattcaATTAAAAGCTCGAACTATTTTGACTAATTTTGATAGAAGATAGAAGAAGGGGTGTATTTGAACATGTGCtatcaaaactcaaataaagtttttttattggcgtacaGCTGGATATTACTGTGATCGAAGAGTAAGGTGATGTGATTATCGTGTTTTGATGCGCTATGAATTCCCCTCCGGCGATAAAGAATACttgcccctcggggagtatcgtgatggttgtggttaaaacccaaatgcgaGAAGAACTGActttccttttcgtgctgtcaaaagcagttttgaaatcgacgaaaaggtggtgcgtgtcgattcttttttcacgcctttttcaagatttggcgcatggtgaatatttggtcagttgttgattttccaggcctgaagccgcactgataaggtccgaGTATGCTCGGTTCTAGAGTTACCTCTGTATGTTCTACTAGAatatgcttcggtcttgaaaccatTTGTCAGTCgccacatcttttcgtagaatttccgAGTATTACCGCCATAGGCCAGCAtgtcaagcttttcgtacttacacatttcggcctctctcagTTCAATAAGAGtatttggcttatatttttctgaaaataccCGTAATAATTAGGTCTGTCATTAACTGACACTTTTCCATACCGGGCAAACAGTTCGTATCATTTCTACGAGAAAGCTCCACGAAAATTGATTTCAAATTCCTCCTTAGTCCATGGCAGAAGGACAATTTTTAGAATATGGAACGGACCTAAACTATTCCAGGAAAAAGATTCCCACACCATGATTGATCCTCCACCATGCTTCACTACGCATGAAACATAGCGAGAATCAAATTTTTGATAGATTGGCCGGCGAACATACCTTCGACCATCAGGATCTATGCGATTATTTTTGGTATGTACATCGCCCCAAACAACATACAGCTATTGTTTTGTTGTCCAAGATCAATAAGAATTGGAAAATTCTACGCGTTGTTTACTTCGAATTTTAGTCAGAAGCGATTTCCTGCGACTGCTGCCCTGCCGTGAAGTCCAAACTCGACCAAACGCcagaaaattgattttctggatATTTGGACATTATATTCGTCTTGAGTTTTATGTAGAATGTCAGTGGAACTCTTTTTTGGATCTCTTCGGGCGACGGTATTAATTCAGCGCGctatttctgttgaagtttttaaagttttttctttgcttgtaacatttgaaatagtttcaaaattctaaatgaaaaaaacttttttgacctaattcaaaatttctttgcacTTCTTTCCAAACTGACGAAGATCAAAAATGTAACCAAGTAGAGCAGATGTACAGCTGCAGACTTTTCTCATTATaaaacttgaataatacatttaaatatattttaaaccacaactttgaaactcatccttaccagaaatcaataatatgattaataaaaattagtaccagaaggaattttaattctttaatcaACTGCTTCTAGTTAGCTGCCgcacttaattcaccttctatatcgtaacgcatttactatttgggaaaaaattaacaGAACTTCAACTGCGCAACTACAAAACTGAGCGAAACTAGTAGTACATAGAGTAACAAAAGCAATACAAGGtttttaggaatataaataacggtataccAAAACAATTAATCATTATACTCATGAGCACCTTATAAAAAgagagcgtttctaattagctgtcaataCCGTAGCTATACGACTTAGAGGAGCTGATCAAGCAGCTTTAGCGAagaccagtgtttcgaagattggaaaatccgttggcataagtgcattgcttCGGGAggggattattttgaaattgatttggaagaataaataaagcgtAACAGTAATAATTTTTCCACTCAAATAGTCTTTTTGCATGGAGTtcttttgcattattttaatACGAAAAGCCCACAGCAGAAAGTTATCGAATTTCGGTGGAAGTTTATGGTGGTTTATGGCTCTACCCTAAGTGCAAGAAATCGTAAGTGAAACCTTGACATTTTGCCAAAGCTAGCGACTGCCGAAAAACACCCGGAATTTACGACTAGACATGAGGCAATAATTACAATCATGACAACGCTCGGATCCATGTTGAAAGATCGTTtgaaaactatttggaaaacagcgACTGGGTATTTTTGCCTTACCCGCATTATTATCCAGACCTTTCTCCTCCTGCCTATCATTAGTTCCGGTCGATGCAGAACGCCCACACTGGAATATGATTCAAATCAGGAGAAGCTATCAACTCATTCTTTGCCATCAGTTGGTGAAGTTTTTTTAGGTTGGAATTCACAAATTGTTAGAAAGCGGTGGAAATGTTAAAGCTTCGTATGGTAATACTTTGAATTATACTATACAAAC
The sequence above is drawn from the Bactrocera tryoni isolate S06 chromosome 1, CSIRO_BtryS06_freeze2, whole genome shotgun sequence genome and encodes:
- the LOC120782573 gene encoding xaa-Pro aminopeptidase 2 isoform X1; translation: MSTAKWIWRLALSILVVLVTSSAANEPTGYFREVCKYRKGKLLRPVTEYRQRLHALREQMKIRSSLRGLEIDAYILPPYDEHLNQEMAENDKRVQYLTGFTGIGAFAVVTARSAAVWVDNRYVQQADVEIDCEWELYRLNDTVTITGWLSSKLYANQRVGADPHLVPHHLWMRWERELGNRLLALSRINNNLLDMIWVDRPPASNFTIRVQELQFAGDKWEFKVDELRMKLQKFSCNAMIVTSLTEIAYLLNIRGLDLPYTPVVKSYLIVSHDEIFFYVDHSKMTQGIDFHLRTDCYNERCVKIREYNKVWSDLRTYAQIWKRVFVPGPCVNEEGASEAVYAALPSNIVYIEASPIIFMRAQKTPEEQRGMREAHVRDAAAICEAMSILENRFFIEQWTEEKVKYEIDRSRLSQNNARGLSKRSVVAFGEHSALPYYISSNVTDIEVTDQSLLVIESGGQYYEGTTDVSRTFIFGEPTADMKRAYTNVLAGMLGLAKLRFPSNLRASGVDVLVRRLEWENMVDYPQTTGSGIGAYGAVKEPPISIAYGEEGSHRFLEGYYFSSEAGFYRPGEFGVRLKNVLEVVDTGKTHPNGMKFLEFRQVTLVPFEPKLIDPTLLNAMEKRYLNEYNAKVREFVGGELKRQGNMQAFHWMMNKTRHIREYLPEEDYRAARGSGNRTRSFLTVTVPALLLGLTVLGSFLKWLL
- the LOC120782573 gene encoding xaa-Pro aminopeptidase 2 isoform X2, encoding MKIRSSLRGLEIDAYILPPYDEHLNQEMAENDKRVQYLTGFTGIGAFAVVTARSAAVWVDNRYVQQADVEIDCEWELYRLNDTVTITGWLSSKLYANQRVGADPHLVPHHLWMRWERELGNRLLALSRINNNLLDMIWVDRPPASNFTIRVQELQFAGDKWEFKVDELRMKLQKFSCNAMIVTSLTEIAYLLNIRGLDLPYTPVVKSYLIVSHDEIFFYVDHSKMTQGIDFHLRTDCYNERCVKIREYNKVWSDLRTYAQIWKRVFVPGPCVNEEGASEAVYAALPSNIVYIEASPIIFMRAQKTPEEQRGMREAHVRDAAAICEAMSILENRFFIEQWTEEKVKYEIDRSRLSQNNARGLSKRSVVAFGEHSALPYYISSNVTDIEVTDQSLLVIESGGQYYEGTTDVSRTFIFGEPTADMKRAYTNVLAGMLGLAKLRFPSNLRASGVDVLVRRLEWENMVDYPQTTGSGIGAYGAVKEPPISIAYGEEGSHRFLEGYYFSSEAGFYRPGEFGVRLKNVLEVVDTGKTHPNGMKFLEFRQVTLVPFEPKLIDPTLLNAMEKRYLNEYNAKVREFVGGELKRQGNMQAFHWMMNKTRHIREYLPEEDYRAARGSGNRTRSFLTVTVPALLLGLTVLGSFLKWLL